A stretch of the Arachis stenosperma cultivar V10309 chromosome 6, arast.V10309.gnm1.PFL2, whole genome shotgun sequence genome encodes the following:
- the LOC130936130 gene encoding hydroquinone glucosyltransferase-like encodes MEEPHIAVVPSAGFTHLVPILEFSKRLLSLHPRFQVTCLIPSVGSSLSPSSQSYLQTLPPTIHPILLPPVSKEHVQAEQSLAVQIELSVTHSLPHIKQELSSLCSRARVVALVVDVFAHDALQFATEFNLLSYIYLPQAALILSWYLYSQELDQILFSENRDPEESIEIPGFVPMHSRDLPFQSRSSPGYRKFLERAEKFQLPDGVFVNSFHEMEASTINALRDEIRQKKRKTMVYPVGPITQSGFNGRENGSECLNWLDEQEPESVLYVSFGSGGTLSQDQLNELAFGLEQSGKKFLWVLRPPNDIASASYLGGEAEDPMRFLPRGFLDRTSKKQGLVVPLWAPQVQILGHSSTGGFVCHCGWNSVLESVTNGVPVIAWPLFAEQSMNAVILSDALKVAVRPKANDSGLVEREEIARVARELMDGKEGIEIRKRMKRLSIAAENAIKEDGPSTKTLAEVVATWK; translated from the coding sequence ATGGAAGAGCCTCACATAGCAGTGGTTCCTAGTGCTGGCTTCACCCACCTTGTTCCAATTCTGGAATTCTCCAAACGCCTCCTTAGTCTCCACCCACGCTTCCAAGTCACGTGCCTCATCCCCTCAGTTGGTTCATCACTCTCACCTTCCTCCCAGTCTTACCTTCAAACCCTTCCACCAACCATTCACCCAATTCTTCTTCCTCCAGTAAGCAAAGAGCACGTGCAAGCTGAGCAAAGCCTTGCTGTCCAAATTGAACTCAGCGTAACCCACTCTCTCCCTCACATCAaacaagaattgagttccctatGCTCAAGAGCCCGTGTTGTGGCCTTGGTTGTCGACGTTTTCGCACACGATGCTCTCCAGTTCGCCACCGAATTCAATCTCTTATCTTATATATACCTTCCACAAGCTGCTCTGATTCTTTCGTGGTATCTGTATTCACAAGAGTTAGATCAGATTCTCTTTTCTGAGAACAGAGACCCGGAAGAATCTATAGAGATTCCCGGTTTTGTGCCGATGCATAGCAGGGATCTTCCCTTTCAGTCCCGATCCAGCCCCGGTTACCGGAAATTTCTCGAACGCGCCGAGAAGTTTCAGCTCCCTGATGGAGTCTTTGTTAATAGCTTTCATGAGATGGAAGCAAGCACGATAAATGCGTTGCGAGATGAGATaagacaaaagaaaagaaaaaccatGGTTTACCCGGTTGGACCGATCACGCAGAGCGGTTTTAACGGCCGAGAAAATGGATCCGAGTGCTTGAATTGGTTGGACGAGCAAGAACCAGAATCTGTGCTATATGTTTCCTTTGGAAGTGGCGGCACGCTTTCCCAAGATCAGTTGAATGAATTGGCGTTTGGGTTGGAGCAAAGTGGAAAGAAATTCTTATGGGTTTTGAGACCCCCTAACGATATAGCCTCTGCTAGTTACCTTGGAGGAGAAGCTGAAGACCCTATGCGATTCTTGCCACGTGGATTCTTGGACAGAACCAGTAAGAAGCAAGGATTGGTGGTTCCGCTTTGGGCCCCACAGGTACAGATTCTTGGCCACAGTTCAACGGGGGGTTTTGTGTGTCATTGTGGTTGGAATTCGGTTCTTGAGAGCGTTACAAATGGTGTGCCGGTTATAGCGTGGCCATTGTTTGCTGAGCAGAGTATGAACGCCGTGATTCTAAGTGATGCTTTGAAAGTGGCGGTGAGGCCAAAAGCAAATGACAGTGGATTGGTTGAAAGGGAAGAAATTGCAAGAGTCGCTAGAGAGTTGATGGATGGTAAAGAAGGTATTGAAATTCGCAAAAGGATGAAACGTTTGAGTATTGCTGCTGAGAATGCAATAAAGGAAGACGGACCATCCACGAAGACTCTAGCAGAGGTTGTTGCCACTTGGAAATGA